In Toxoplasma gondii ME49 chromosome VIII, whole genome shotgun sequence, a single genomic region encodes these proteins:
- a CDS encoding SKIP/SNW domain-containing protein (encoded by transcript TGME49_233190) gives MTEFLRRLPAPAAQQTPASSSLCVSDPSVGSFALSAGTVVPARVKVRETAAETRRTGRDAVGTLAALKEERQLSLNRDRSGPPPYGQRKGFVPRSEEDFGGGGAFPEILVAQFPLGMGKKKSGAAAASTVALQLGADGKVAYDVVVRQMSDKKVVYCTPGSAEGVDALRPVTTTTSGIQVVKRVANAMPSQEEEEKEIARTKAALEAALEQKLGANKVKTKQDKNAAEFYRYTPAQQGTGHNSGCAQRVLRVEDMQQDPLNPPKFRHKRAPAAAGSPPPPVMHSPPRKLTQQDQAEWKIPPSISNWKNQKGYTIPLDKRLQADGRNLQDVSINDKFASLSEALYIAERQAREEIRLRNEIKKQKKIKEEEMREQQLRLLAAQARAERSNLLQQRKEGQEEDEEARKKREAVARERQREIEREMRLERNKRGRNDEDRDVSERVALGLPPTKKAAAGEGVFDTRLFNQSAGVDSGFDGGNDEAYNLYDQPLFANRSNNAAIYQFSRERLINSVGHTGDVPSFAGADRSTFTRTAPVEFEKDVSDPFGLDNLLSEAKKK, from the exons ATGACAGAGTTTCTCAG aCGGCTGCCCGCGCCGGCGGCGCAGCAGACTCCTGCGTCTTCGAGTTTGTGTGTCTCCGACCCGAGTGTCGGCTCGTTCGCCTTGAGTGCGGGGACTGTCGTTCCTGCGCGAGTGAAGGTCCGCGAGACAGCCGCTGAGACACGACGCACAGGCAGAGACGCTGTCGGGACGCTTGCGGCGCtcaaggaggagagacagttgtctctgaacagagacagatctGGACCGCCGCCGTACGGACAGCGAAAGGGATTTGTCCCTCGCTCAGAAGAAGACTTTGGAGGCGGGGGCGCCTTTCCAGAAATCCTCGTCGCGCAGTTTCCGCTCGGCATGGGCAAAAAGAAg AGTGGAGCCGCAGCGGCCTCGACTGTCGCCCTGCAGTTGGGCGCCGACGGAAAGGTTGCATACGACGTTGTGGTCAGACAGATGTCTGACAAAAAGGTCGTCTACTGCACACCCGGCTCCGCAGAGGGCGTTGACGCTCTCCGTCCCGTCACCACGACGACCTCCGGAATCCAAGTTGTGAAGCGA GTCGCGAACGCGATGCCAAGccaggaggaggaagagaaggaaattgCACGCACGAAGGCTGCATTGGAGGCTGCGTTGGAGCAGAAACTCGGTGCTAACAAAGTGAAAACGAAGCAAGACAAAAATGCTGCGGAGTTCTACCGCTACACCCCAGCTCAGCAA GGCACCGGACACAACAGCGGCTGCGCTCAGCGCGTTTTGCGTGTCGAAGACATGCAACAAGATCCTTTGAATCCTCCAAAGTTTCGACACAAACGCGCGCCAGCAGCAGCGGGCAGTCCTCCACCTCCAGTCATGCACTCCCCGCCCC GGAAACTGACTCAGCAAGACCAAGCAGAGTGGAAGATTCCCCCGAGCATTTCGAACTGGAAAAATCAGAAAGGGTATACAATTCCTCTGGACAAGCGTCTCCAGGCCGACGGCCGCAATCTCCAGGAT GTTTCCATTAACGACAAATTCGCGAGTCTGTCGGAGGCTCTGTACATCGCGGAGCGTCAGGCGCGTGAGGAGATTCGCCTCAGAAACGAAAtcaagaagcagaagaaaatcaaggaagaagaaatgcgCGAACAACagctgcgccttctcgcggCCCAGGCCAGAGCAGAAAG ATCGAATCTTCttcagcagagaaaagagggtcaggaggaagacgaagaagcgaggaagaaacgtgAGGCGGttgcgcgagagaggcagcgtGAAATTGAGAGAGAAATGCGTCTGGAA agaaacaaacgcgGCAGAAACGACGAGGACCGCGACGTGAGCGAACGCGTTGCACTCGGACTGCCGCCCACCAAGAAGGCTGCCGCCGGGGAAGGCGTTTTCGACACACGGTTGTTCAACCAGTCGGCGGGCGTCGACTCC GGATTCGACGGAGGCAACGACGAGGCGTACAACCTCTATGACCAGCCTTTGTTTGCGAATCGCTCGAACAACGCAGCGATTTATCAGTTCTCCCGCGAGCGGCTCATCAACTCTGTCGG ACATACTGGAGACGTCCCGTCTTTTGCTGGGGCAGACAGAAGCACTTTTACTCGGACGGCGCCTGTCGAGTTTGAGAAG GACGTTTCGGATCCATTTGGCCTGGACAACTTGCTttcggaggcgaagaagaagtga
- a CDS encoding ubiquitin related modifier protein (encoded by transcript TGME49_233200), with product MGDSPSPDPPETFRVTVEFCGGLEQLTKAKAKTLALKFSASSRRGCSAGSEGGCGTNGRAATVKMYQLVSFLSSYVVVEKPELFAEAYEPAASEEEGEARQMYEEERRELAKETQETQLLFSSDLLLSTTLSPMRIKPGILALVDDVDVEVLGGMEAPVPPGSCVTFISTLHGG from the coding sequence ATGGGGgattcgccttctcccgaTCCCCCCGAGACGTTTCGGGTGACAGTGGAGTTCTGCGGAGGTTTAGAGCAGCTCACGAAGGCGAAAGCAAAGACGCTTGCTCTCaagttttctgcttcctcgcggcgcggctgctcTGCAGGGTCTGAAGGAGGGTGCGGGACAAATGGCCGAGCGGCCACAGTGAAGATGTATCAGCTGGTTTCTTTCCTAAGTTCGTATGTAGTTGTCGAAAAGCCTGAACTGTTTGCCGAGGCGTACGAGCCTGCCGCTTCTGAGgaggagggcgaggcgaggcagatgtatgaagaagagagaagagaactcgcgaaagagacgcaggaaacACAACTGCTGTTCTCCAGTGACCTTCTGCTCTCGACGACGCTGTCGCCGATGCGAATCAAGCCAGGCATTCTCGCTCTCGTAGACGATGTCGACGTCGAAGTTCTTGGAGGCATGGAGGCTCCTGTTCCACCTGGAAGCTGTGTTACTTTCATCTCCACTCTACACGGTGGATAA